In one window of Demequina sp. NBRC 110054 DNA:
- a CDS encoding MFS transporter, whose amino-acid sequence MSSNTRTLELPGLDALLAHAPDARPGPAGPHEHEPTTAAIPVLGGTEAVVIDEPERAHRSLAALTLSPRRAKLALLVLAAGAFATGANEASIIALSPAIASGLGVPVAQVGLLATAFALTVVIAAVPLTLLTARLAPRTTLTATLALWTTGVTIAATAGTFVQLAGGRIVSAAAHALFWALVAPTAANLFAPHLRAMTVTRIMVGGAAAGVIGTPLVTIAGERIGWQAPYWAFAAIGVVLAIALALTLPGPVKDDSAEPDDEPPAAEHTRGDVPSMAHFLRVLAVTFTVQVAMSSTWTYIASYFGEVAGMPSSTLPALFALGGVIGVASTLAIGPLLARRAVHSVGLGIIGIGLAWVLLATGTVWGAVGGQIFQAAGWAVLVAALLNWAMRHTPWRTDVGASTFMVTANSGAALGPVLGGIVLASMGLAALPLLSLVLTGVAATIIATVDPKVLRRLGVARSVRTALERSQQLRAKREEWSRRTGSTAPRPVAAAWAVGQNAARHAGQGARTLTQGAVAASRATANATAKAGVKAGEATRSAAYLHIASLQALDPYREDPYGNRPYGNDPYDGEPFRDES is encoded by the coding sequence TTGTCCTCGAACACCCGCACCCTGGAGCTGCCCGGGCTCGACGCGCTCCTCGCGCACGCGCCCGACGCGCGGCCCGGCCCCGCCGGGCCCCACGAGCACGAGCCCACGACCGCAGCGATCCCCGTCCTCGGGGGCACCGAGGCCGTCGTCATCGACGAGCCCGAGCGTGCCCACCGCTCGCTCGCGGCGCTCACGCTGTCCCCCCGCCGCGCGAAGCTCGCGCTGCTCGTCCTCGCCGCCGGCGCCTTCGCGACCGGCGCCAACGAGGCGTCGATCATCGCGCTCAGCCCCGCGATCGCGAGCGGCCTCGGCGTGCCCGTCGCGCAGGTCGGCCTGCTCGCGACCGCCTTCGCGCTCACGGTCGTGATCGCGGCGGTGCCGCTCACGCTGCTGACCGCACGGCTCGCGCCCCGCACGACGCTCACGGCCACGCTCGCGCTGTGGACCACGGGCGTGACGATCGCCGCGACCGCGGGCACCTTCGTGCAGCTGGCCGGCGGGCGCATCGTCTCCGCCGCCGCCCACGCCCTGTTCTGGGCGCTCGTCGCGCCCACGGCGGCCAACCTCTTCGCCCCGCACCTGCGGGCCATGACGGTGACCCGCATCATGGTCGGCGGCGCCGCCGCGGGCGTCATCGGCACGCCTCTGGTGACGATCGCGGGAGAGCGAATCGGCTGGCAGGCGCCGTACTGGGCGTTCGCGGCGATCGGAGTCGTCCTTGCCATCGCGCTCGCGCTCACGCTCCCCGGCCCGGTGAAGGATGACTCCGCCGAGCCGGACGACGAGCCCCCCGCCGCCGAGCACACGCGCGGAGACGTCCCGTCGATGGCTCACTTCCTCCGCGTCCTCGCGGTGACCTTCACCGTCCAGGTCGCCATGTCCTCGACCTGGACGTACATCGCGTCCTACTTCGGCGAGGTGGCAGGCATGCCGTCGTCCACGCTGCCCGCGCTCTTCGCGCTCGGCGGGGTGATCGGCGTGGCCTCCACGCTCGCGATCGGCCCCCTGCTCGCGCGCCGCGCGGTCCACAGCGTCGGGCTCGGCATCATCGGCATCGGCCTGGCCTGGGTGCTGCTCGCCACCGGCACGGTCTGGGGAGCGGTCGGCGGCCAGATCTTCCAGGCCGCAGGTTGGGCCGTGCTGGTCGCCGCGCTGCTCAACTGGGCGATGCGCCACACCCCCTGGCGCACCGACGTCGGGGCCAGCACGTTCATGGTCACCGCGAACTCCGGCGCGGCGCTCGGCCCGGTCCTCGGCGGCATCGTCCTCGCGTCGATGGGCCTCGCCGCCCTGCCGCTGCTCTCTCTCGTGCTCACCGGCGTCGCCGCGACCATCATCGCCACCGTCGACCCCAAGGTGCTGCGCCGGCTCGGCGTCGCGCGCAGCGTCCGCACCGCGCTCGAGCGCAGCCAGCAGCTGCGCGCCAAGCGCGAGGAGTGGTCGCGCCGCACCGGCAGCACCGCGCCGCGACCCGTCGCCGCGGCCTGGGCCGTCGGCCAGAATGCCGCCCGCCACGCGGGCCAGGGCGCGCGCACGCTCACCCAGGGCGCGGTCGCGGCCTCCCGTGCCACCGCGAACGCCACGGCGAAGGCCGGCGTCAAGGCGGGCGAGGCAACCAGGTCGGCCGCCTACCTCCACATCGCCTCGCTCCAGGCGCTCGATCCCTACCGCGAGGATCCGTACGGCAACCGCCCGTACGGCAACGACCCCTACGACGGGGAACCGTTCCGCGACGAGTCCTGA
- a CDS encoding MFS transporter has product MSATTRTLEMAALDELLHSDEPAHPAATEAYDPEPTTVAIPVTGVIDAVVVDEPEPGARSLAALTLSPRRAKTALMVLAGAAFAAGVNEGAIVALTPAIADDLGIAVAQVGLLATAFALTVVVAAVPLTMLAGRLSKRTTLTATFAVWTTGVVIAATAHSFAQLAAGRMVTAAAHGLFWGVVAPTAASLFAPHLRAMTVTRVMVGASVAGVIGTPLVTVVGETVGWHEPFWALAVLGLALVVALPLVLPGPVKDEHEDDDEGVDPPPVHHTIGDVPSLKHFLRVLVVTFGMQIGMAITWTYIVAYYTGAAGLPPGAVPLLFSLGGMVGVAATLLISPFLARHAVQTVGLGILGVVLAYVLYALAQPWSAVLGQVSVSAGWAVLVAGLLNWAMRHTPWRTDIGSSLYMVTANVGAAVGPLIGAVIVSTFGIRWLPIVSLAFSGAALVALATVDAQVVARLAVPRQVRMALERQQELRDKRREWRRRTEAPTHRPVAAQWAVGQHAAEQPGAERRSKMASAWNRPLVGARLARPTPHWPSARTARVGRRSTVEQKRALAQAAALSAQQEAIAAEAVRLAAEEHVAASDAVLAEHAPAPGDHDSQADAVQAPEMTPGEAKAESYAESYAEEQIAALQALDPYRSED; this is encoded by the coding sequence TTGTCCGCCACGACCCGCACTCTGGAGATGGCCGCGCTCGATGAGCTGCTGCACTCCGACGAGCCTGCGCACCCGGCGGCGACGGAGGCCTACGACCCCGAGCCGACCACGGTCGCGATCCCCGTCACGGGAGTGATCGACGCGGTCGTCGTGGACGAGCCGGAGCCTGGAGCCCGCTCCCTCGCAGCGCTGACCCTGTCCCCTCGGCGGGCCAAGACCGCGCTCATGGTGCTCGCGGGCGCGGCTTTCGCCGCGGGCGTGAACGAGGGCGCGATCGTCGCGCTCACGCCCGCGATCGCGGACGACCTCGGCATCGCCGTCGCTCAGGTCGGACTGCTCGCCACCGCCTTCGCGCTCACGGTCGTGGTCGCCGCCGTGCCCCTGACGATGCTGGCCGGGCGGCTCTCGAAGCGCACGACGCTGACCGCGACGTTCGCGGTGTGGACCACGGGCGTCGTGATCGCCGCGACGGCGCACTCGTTCGCGCAGCTCGCCGCAGGCCGCATGGTGACCGCCGCGGCGCACGGACTCTTCTGGGGCGTCGTCGCGCCCACGGCCGCGAGCCTCTTCGCGCCTCACCTGCGCGCGATGACCGTGACGCGCGTGATGGTCGGCGCGTCCGTCGCGGGCGTCATCGGCACGCCGCTCGTCACCGTGGTCGGCGAGACCGTCGGCTGGCATGAGCCGTTCTGGGCGCTCGCCGTGCTCGGGCTCGCGCTCGTCGTCGCGCTCCCGCTGGTCCTGCCCGGCCCCGTCAAGGACGAGCACGAGGACGACGACGAGGGCGTGGACCCGCCCCCGGTCCACCACACGATCGGTGACGTGCCGTCGCTCAAGCACTTCCTGAGAGTCCTCGTCGTCACGTTCGGCATGCAGATCGGCATGGCGATCACGTGGACGTACATCGTCGCCTACTACACCGGGGCCGCGGGCCTGCCTCCCGGCGCGGTGCCACTGCTGTTCTCTCTCGGCGGGATGGTCGGGGTCGCCGCGACGCTGCTCATCAGCCCGTTCCTCGCCCGGCACGCGGTGCAGACGGTCGGCCTCGGCATCCTCGGCGTCGTGCTCGCGTACGTTCTGTACGCGCTCGCGCAGCCCTGGTCGGCGGTGCTCGGGCAGGTCTCCGTGTCCGCGGGCTGGGCCGTACTGGTCGCGGGGCTGCTGAACTGGGCGATGCGTCACACGCCCTGGCGCACCGACATCGGCTCGAGCCTGTACATGGTTACCGCAAACGTCGGAGCGGCGGTCGGCCCGCTCATCGGCGCCGTCATCGTCTCGACGTTCGGCATCCGCTGGCTGCCGATCGTGTCGCTTGCCTTCTCCGGGGCCGCGCTGGTCGCGCTCGCCACGGTCGACGCCCAGGTGGTCGCGCGCCTCGCGGTGCCGCGCCAGGTGCGCATGGCGCTCGAGAGGCAGCAGGAGCTGCGGGACAAGCGCCGCGAGTGGCGCCGCCGCACCGAGGCGCCCACGCATCGTCCCGTCGCCGCGCAGTGGGCGGTCGGCCAGCACGCCGCCGAGCAGCCCGGGGCGGAGCGCCGCTCCAAGATGGCGTCCGCCTGGAACCGCCCGCTCGTCGGGGCCCGCCTCGCACGACCCACCCCGCATTGGCCGTCCGCGCGCACGGCGCGCGTCGGCAGGCGGTCCACGGTCGAGCAGAAGCGCGCGCTCGCGCAGGCCGCGGCGCTCTCCGCCCAGCAGGAGGCCATCGCGGCGGAGGCGGTGCGCCTGGCCGCGGAGGAGCACGTCGCCGCGTCCGACGCGGTGCTCGCCGAGCACGCGCCCGCCCCCGGGGACCACGATTCGCAGGCCGACGCGGTGCAGGCGCCGGAGATGACTCCCGGAGAGGCGAAGGCCGAGTCCTACGCCGAGTCCTATGCCGAGGAGCAGATCGCGGCCCTCCAGGCCCTGGACCCCTACCGCAGCGAGGACTGA
- a CDS encoding CDP-alcohol phosphatidyltransferase family protein, producing the protein MSSRGGRGVGLADALSFARVPLGVALAAAAIAAPQAQTMLVTLFALGVATDALDGWWARRSGTASDRGARLDSLADAVFTVATVVALLVAVSWPIAPWVWWAVVAVTAARLAVVAATWTRFRVVSIIHTRLNRATGVAVAIAAGAALATGTMPVWALVVAGLVSVAASTEELGIVRTAETYDRDTRSWRDLRAPHVSEDSA; encoded by the coding sequence ATGAGCTCTCGGGGCGGGCGCGGCGTGGGACTCGCGGACGCGCTGTCGTTCGCGCGTGTCCCGCTCGGAGTCGCGCTCGCCGCCGCGGCGATCGCCGCACCGCAGGCCCAGACGATGCTGGTCACCCTCTTCGCGCTCGGCGTCGCCACGGACGCCCTGGACGGCTGGTGGGCGCGCCGCTCCGGGACGGCCTCGGACCGCGGCGCGAGGCTCGACAGCCTCGCCGACGCGGTCTTCACGGTCGCGACGGTCGTCGCGCTGCTCGTCGCCGTGTCATGGCCGATCGCACCCTGGGTCTGGTGGGCGGTCGTCGCGGTCACGGCCGCCAGGCTCGCGGTCGTCGCCGCGACCTGGACCCGCTTCCGCGTCGTCTCGATCATCCACACGCGCCTCAACAGGGCGACGGGCGTCGCGGTCGCGATCGCCGCGGGCGCGGCCCTCGCCACGGGGACGATGCCGGTGTGGGCGCTCGTGGTCGCGGGCCTCGTGTCGGTGGCGGCCTCGACCGAGGAGCTCGGGATCGTGCGCACAGCCGAGACGTACGACCGCGACACGCGGTCGTGGCGGGACCTGCGCGCGCCTCACGTCTCCGAGGATTCGGCGTAG
- a CDS encoding DUF885 family protein, giving the protein MSQLQRIADDLYDHATSSNPTGLLWDGKLDHLSEWTDVSPEARAESSRRYDEIASAAEALEIDDDPAQRALRDVVATTARSNALLAIWEPELLSVTPRMGVLEDIMSFATMFPLATAAHGEDYLTKLTRMPAMLDQLMDVAEAAADEGRVALRSHLIGTAETAETYLATQAGPAERLCGQAPPTELDAAQADAWRERLVAIVRDEVRPGLAAYAARLRALAERGRPDDRPGLCHLDGGLDVYRKQIWGTLLLDRTPDELHALGLAQVARLEQEYRELAGPLVGTDDVAEIYARLRDDPSLRYSSAETLIADATEALARADAASHEWFHTLPQSRCTANATDFGAMGYYSAPDPETGKQPAFYVKTSDPSAWSTYELEGLTFHEAVPGHHLQVALAAEDESLHRVQREFFNTAYVEGWALYAERLADEMGLYSTPMSRVGMLLNDSMRACRLVVDTGLHAFGWTREQAIQYMVDHSPIDRAHVEQEVDRYIALPGQALAYMVGRLEIQAIRAEAEKAADFDIRDFHDRVLRYGAVPLTTLRTQVLEG; this is encoded by the coding sequence ATGTCACAGCTGCAGCGCATCGCCGACGACCTCTACGACCACGCTACGTCGAGCAACCCCACAGGGCTGCTGTGGGACGGCAAGCTCGACCACCTGAGCGAGTGGACCGACGTCTCGCCTGAGGCCCGTGCGGAGAGTTCCCGGCGCTACGACGAGATCGCGAGCGCCGCCGAGGCACTCGAGATCGACGACGATCCGGCGCAGCGCGCGCTGCGCGACGTGGTGGCCACCACCGCACGCAGCAACGCCCTCCTCGCGATCTGGGAGCCCGAGCTGCTGTCCGTCACTCCGCGCATGGGGGTGCTCGAGGACATCATGTCCTTCGCCACGATGTTCCCGCTGGCGACCGCCGCGCACGGCGAGGACTATCTCACCAAGCTCACGCGCATGCCCGCGATGCTCGACCAGCTCATGGACGTCGCCGAGGCCGCCGCGGACGAGGGCCGCGTCGCGCTGCGCAGCCACCTGATCGGCACGGCGGAGACCGCGGAGACCTACCTCGCCACTCAGGCGGGTCCCGCGGAGCGGCTGTGCGGCCAGGCCCCGCCCACCGAGCTCGACGCGGCGCAGGCCGATGCCTGGCGCGAGCGCCTCGTGGCGATCGTGCGCGACGAGGTGCGCCCCGGCCTCGCCGCCTACGCCGCACGCCTCCGGGCGCTCGCGGAGCGCGGCCGCCCCGACGACAGGCCCGGCCTGTGCCACCTCGACGGAGGGCTCGACGTCTACCGCAAGCAGATCTGGGGGACCCTGCTCCTGGACCGCACTCCCGACGAGTTGCACGCGCTCGGCCTCGCGCAGGTCGCGCGGCTCGAGCAGGAGTACCGCGAGCTCGCGGGGCCTCTCGTGGGCACGGACGACGTCGCCGAGATCTACGCGCGGCTGCGCGACGACCCGTCGCTGCGCTACTCGTCCGCGGAGACGCTGATCGCCGATGCGACCGAGGCGCTCGCGCGCGCGGACGCGGCCTCGCACGAGTGGTTCCACACGCTGCCGCAGTCTCGCTGCACCGCGAACGCCACCGACTTCGGCGCGATGGGCTACTACTCCGCCCCGGACCCCGAGACCGGCAAGCAGCCGGCGTTCTACGTCAAGACCTCTGACCCGTCGGCATGGTCGACGTACGAGCTCGAGGGGCTGACGTTCCACGAGGCCGTACCCGGCCACCATCTCCAGGTCGCGCTCGCGGCAGAGGACGAGTCGCTGCACCGTGTGCAGCGGGAGTTCTTCAACACCGCGTACGTCGAGGGCTGGGCGCTGTACGCCGAGCGCCTCGCGGACGAGATGGGGCTGTACTCCACGCCTATGTCACGCGTCGGGATGCTGCTCAACGACTCGATGCGCGCGTGCCGGCTCGTCGTCGACACCGGGCTGCACGCGTTCGGCTGGACCCGCGAGCAGGCGATCCAGTACATGGTGGATCACTCGCCGATCGACCGCGCGCACGTCGAGCAGGAGGTGGATCGCTACATCGCGCTGCCCGGGCAGGCGCTCGCCTACATGGTCGGGCGGCTCGAGATCCAGGCGATCCGCGCGGAGGCGGAGAAGGCCGCGGACTTCGACATCCGTGACTTCCACGACCGGGTGCTGCGCTACGGCGCGGTGCCGCTCACGACCCTGCGGACGCAGGTGCTCGAGGGCTGA
- a CDS encoding helix-turn-helix domain-containing protein, which translates to MDPRRSRLLLHPVRIRVSLVLAQSEMNVKQLAKVLDDVPQASLYRAVAELLDGGIIEVTREERRGGAIERYFRANEQESLISRQDLGTLGPAEFVAGIEGLNRMLAADASRYISSEGFDWVGDFTRISRNIGYFDDEERGEVQALVNELIERFAKAAEYRPGTKPTLLNVSAFPYVAGEHHEDEAAEQPETADAHA; encoded by the coding sequence ATGGATCCTCGACGCTCTCGCCTTCTCCTGCACCCCGTCCGCATCCGCGTGTCGCTCGTGCTCGCCCAGTCCGAGATGAACGTCAAGCAGCTCGCGAAGGTGCTCGATGACGTCCCCCAGGCCTCCCTCTACCGCGCTGTCGCGGAGCTGCTCGACGGCGGCATCATCGAGGTGACGCGCGAGGAGCGTCGTGGCGGTGCGATCGAGCGGTACTTCCGCGCCAACGAGCAGGAGAGCCTCATCTCGCGCCAGGATCTCGGCACGCTCGGCCCGGCCGAGTTCGTCGCCGGCATCGAGGGCCTCAACCGCATGCTTGCGGCCGACGCCTCGCGGTACATCTCGAGCGAGGGCTTCGACTGGGTGGGTGACTTCACCCGCATCAGCCGCAACATCGGCTACTTCGACGACGAGGAGCGTGGCGAGGTGCAGGCGCTCGTCAACGAGCTCATCGAGCGCTTCGCGAAGGCCGCCGAGTACCGCCCCGGCACCAAGCCGACCCTGCTCAACGTGTCGGCCTTCCCGTACGTCGCGGGCGAGCACCACGAGGACGAGGCAGCGGAGCAGCCGGAGACCGCCGACGCGCACGCCTAG
- a CDS encoding 1-acyl-sn-glycerol-3-phosphate acyltransferase gives MSAAGRFRLPPIWVRRMVIAPALVFVAIAVLPVTVILLAVVAGVVSWALPGRLRLTRVFAMAVFYLMWEAFALVCLFLLWVGSGFGLLLKRPGFQQAHYTLTSRLLALLFWQVRWTLRLEIVHEDEDLYGAAEGRPVIVVSRHAGPGDSFVIVEALLNHYSRDPMIVLKDTLQWDPAIDVLLHRIPSRFVTPRRHRRAGSPGGSEAVGQLAAGMDDDDAVLIFPEGANVTSRRRESRIRSLRAAGHDALADRAEAMPNVMPPHVGGVMAAMEASPDAAVIVVAHTGLEDLSTIKDVWRELPIDKRITMKGWTAMPEEIPADAEERTTWLFDWWERVDGWISSKEDEVSDAAGKGRLVPGRMKLLDRQARIDWALVGVQALLFLGVGFWPGSWSPDVPGAPLAGLAVVVVGSVGLAVSGYHLGRALTPLPTPNGTGLIAKGLYRWMRHPLYTAVVVICAGVAIARGEVVVWALVGALAVFFEFKTRLEESYLLREYDGYADYASRTGKFVPGLGRIR, from the coding sequence ATGAGTGCCGCCGGACGCTTCCGCCTGCCCCCGATCTGGGTGCGCCGCATGGTCATCGCCCCCGCGCTCGTGTTCGTGGCGATCGCGGTACTGCCCGTCACCGTGATCCTGCTCGCGGTGGTCGCGGGTGTCGTGAGTTGGGCGCTTCCGGGCCGGCTGCGGCTCACGCGCGTGTTCGCGATGGCGGTGTTCTACCTGATGTGGGAGGCCTTCGCGCTCGTGTGCCTGTTCCTGCTGTGGGTGGGATCTGGCTTCGGACTGCTCCTCAAGCGGCCGGGCTTCCAGCAGGCGCACTACACGCTCACGAGCCGTCTCCTCGCGCTGCTGTTCTGGCAGGTGCGGTGGACGCTGCGGCTCGAGATCGTCCACGAGGACGAGGACCTGTACGGCGCCGCCGAGGGTCGGCCGGTCATCGTCGTGAGCCGACACGCGGGTCCAGGTGACTCGTTCGTGATCGTCGAGGCGCTCCTCAACCACTACTCGCGCGACCCCATGATCGTGCTCAAGGACACGCTCCAGTGGGACCCCGCGATCGACGTGCTGCTGCATCGCATCCCGTCGAGGTTCGTGACGCCGCGGCGCCACCGCCGCGCGGGGTCGCCGGGCGGCTCGGAGGCGGTCGGGCAGCTCGCCGCGGGCATGGACGATGACGACGCGGTGCTGATCTTCCCCGAGGGCGCGAACGTGACCTCGCGCCGGCGCGAGTCCCGGATCCGGTCGCTGCGCGCGGCCGGTCACGACGCGCTCGCCGACCGGGCCGAGGCGATGCCCAACGTGATGCCGCCCCACGTCGGGGGAGTGATGGCGGCGATGGAGGCCAGCCCCGACGCCGCCGTGATCGTCGTGGCGCACACCGGCCTCGAGGACCTGTCGACGATCAAGGACGTCTGGCGTGAGCTGCCGATCGACAAGCGCATCACCATGAAGGGCTGGACCGCGATGCCCGAAGAGATCCCCGCCGACGCGGAGGAGCGCACCACGTGGCTCTTCGACTGGTGGGAGCGCGTGGACGGCTGGATCAGCAGCAAGGAGGACGAGGTGTCGGACGCCGCAGGCAAGGGGCGACTGGTCCCTGGGCGCATGAAACTGCTCGATCGTCAGGCTCGCATCGACTGGGCACTGGTCGGCGTGCAGGCGCTGCTGTTCCTCGGTGTGGGGTTCTGGCCTGGATCGTGGAGCCCCGATGTGCCGGGCGCGCCGCTCGCAGGGCTCGCGGTCGTCGTGGTGGGAAGCGTCGGGCTCGCGGTGTCGGGCTACCACCTCGGGCGCGCGCTCACGCCGCTGCCGACGCCGAACGGCACGGGGCTCATCGCCAAGGGGCTGTACCGGTGGATGCGACACCCGCTGTACACCGCGGTCGTGGTGATCTGCGCGGGCGTCGCGATCGCGCGCGGTGAGGTCGTGGTGTGGGCGCTTGTGGGGGCGCTCGCGGTCTTCTTCGAGTTCAAGACACGGCTCGAGGAGTCGTATCTGCTGAGGGAGTACGACGGCTACGCGGACTACGCCTCGAGGACCGGGAAATTCGTGCCGGGACTGGGCCGGATCCGATAG
- a CDS encoding patatin-like phospholipase family protein, with protein sequence MTVGFVLGGGGVRGAVEIGMLQALVEAGIRPDVIVGTSIGAINGAAFAADPTPAVIERLTDAWGSPAASAVYGDSWARQLQRLATSRIHLNDPEPLRELIAAMVGEDARFEDLEIPLAVCAASIERAAEQWFDSGPLISAVLASASVPAALPPTYLNGEHYVDGGLVNSIPLGEAIARGATQVYVLQVGRIEEPLTAPRRPSDVAKVSFEIARRHRFARERAQIPDGVTVHVLPYGGPHPLDSKPGSYRRMDATHARIAAAYEASAAYLALDGER encoded by the coding sequence ATGACGGTGGGATTCGTGCTGGGAGGCGGCGGCGTGCGCGGCGCGGTCGAGATCGGCATGCTGCAGGCGCTCGTCGAGGCGGGGATCCGCCCCGACGTGATCGTCGGCACGTCGATCGGCGCGATCAACGGCGCGGCCTTCGCGGCCGACCCGACGCCGGCGGTCATCGAGCGACTCACGGACGCGTGGGGCTCGCCCGCGGCGTCGGCCGTCTACGGCGACTCGTGGGCGCGCCAGCTCCAGCGGCTCGCGACGTCCCGCATCCACCTCAACGATCCCGAGCCGCTGCGCGAGCTGATCGCCGCGATGGTCGGCGAAGACGCCCGTTTCGAGGACCTCGAGATCCCGCTCGCGGTGTGTGCCGCGAGCATCGAGCGTGCGGCGGAGCAGTGGTTCGACTCGGGGCCGCTGATCAGCGCGGTGCTCGCCTCGGCCTCGGTGCCCGCGGCGCTGCCGCCGACGTACCTGAACGGCGAGCACTACGTGGACGGCGGGCTCGTCAACTCGATCCCGCTGGGCGAGGCGATCGCACGCGGCGCGACCCAGGTGTACGTGCTCCAGGTGGGCCGCATCGAGGAGCCGCTCACCGCGCCTCGCAGGCCGTCGGATGTCGCGAAGGTGTCGTTCGAGATCGCGCGCAGGCACCGCTTCGCGCGCGAGCGGGCGCAGATCCCCGACGGGGTCACCGTGCACGTCCTTCCCTACGGCGGACCGCACCCGCTGGACTCCAAGCCGGGCTCGTACCGGCGCATGGACGCCACCCACGCGCGCATCGCGGCCGCCTACGAGGCATCGGCCGCCTACCTGGCGCTCGACGGCGAGCGCTGA